In a genomic window of Colius striatus isolate bColStr4 chromosome 2, bColStr4.1.hap1, whole genome shotgun sequence:
- the CALHM4 gene encoding calcium homeostasis modulator protein 4 → MTFLPKWLTFLKGKEVVIANAIIAMLTIGGQQLFSFFTFSCPCHVGQNLIYGLAFLGAPALILLVLGYALNNQTWRLVTGKSSPLQEEISPNRLLQCKLICFVLCSITGRALVAPVTWLAVTLINGSYYVCAMSEYVSVDYDGPNHNVTASEHRRMLAEFPCSQLVPPELTRARDEVILLLRYQSQVAGWLLIAVVVITVFLSYCLASCFSPLSFLHFRYWSSYVHNEQQLFDEATDQHSRLYAMQHVRKFFGFVPGSENVKEIRIPSLREWQAISGLAFLKRVDKEHYDYSLLHDWALREPADRKYLKTDEDPMVRTQL, encoded by the exons ATGACTTTCCTTCCAAAGTGgttaacttttttaaaaggcaaagagGTTGTTATTGCTAATGCTATAATTGCAATGTTGACAATTGGTGGGCAGcaacttttctctttctttacgTTCAGCTGTCCCTGCCATGTTGGTCAGAACCTTATCTACGGTCTGGCTTTTCTAGGAGCTCCTGCACTGATCCTTCTGGTTCTTGGTTATGCCCTCAATAACCAGACTTGGAGGCTGGTTACAGGCAAAAGCTCACCTCTGCAGGAAGAGATTTCACCAAACCGGTTGCTGCAATGCAAACTGATCTGCTTTGTCTTGTGCAGCATCACTGGGAGAGCACTGGTTGCTCCAGTAACGTGGCTAGCAGTCACCCTGATTAATGGCTCCTATTATGTCTGTGCCATGAGTGAGTATGTCTCTGTAGATTATGATGGACCTAACCACAACGTTACTGCGAGTGAACACAGAAGGATGCTGGCTGAATTTCCATGCAGTCAGTTAGTTCCTCCAGAGCTGACCCGGGCAAGAGATGAAGTGATTCTTCTACTCCGATACCAGTCACAA GTGGCTGGCTGGCTTCTGATTGCTGTGGTAGTCATAACTGTCTTCCTGTCTTACTGCCTGGCAAGCTGTTTCTCCCCACTCAGCTTTCTACACTTCAGATACTGGAGCAGCTATGTCCATAATGAGCAGCAGCTCTTTGACGAAGCAACAGACCAGCACTCCAGGCTGTATGCTATGCAGCATGTAAGGAAGTTCTTTGGCTTTGTCCCAGGGAGTGAAAATGTAAAGGAGATTCGCATCCCATCTCTCAGGGAGTGGCAAGCCATTTCTGGATTGGCTTTTCTAAAACGGGTGGATAAGGAGCATTATGACTACAGCCTCCTCCATGACTGGGCACTCAGGGAGCCTGCAGATAGAAAATACCTCAAGACTGATGAAGACCCTATGGTCAGAACACAGCTCTGA